One genomic segment of Leptolyngbya sp. 'hensonii' includes these proteins:
- a CDS encoding helix-turn-helix domain-containing protein, with product MLNQVQPYSLDLRQKIVDAYLEGNTSQRQIAIQFRVAYSFVRKLIKQHRETGEIVPKQRTVQTPTKLSV from the coding sequence ATGCTCAATCAAGTGCAACCATACTCACTAGATCTTAGACAGAAAATTGTTGATGCATATCTTGAAGGGAATACGTCGCAACGTCAAATCGCTATACAATTTCGAGTTGCTTATAGTTTCGTGCGAAAGTTAATCAAACAACATCGGGAAACAGGTGAGATTGTCCCCAAACAACGAACTGTGCAAACACCGACCAAACTAAGTGT